The following proteins are co-located in the Leptolyngbya sp. 'hensonii' genome:
- the egtB gene encoding ergothioneine biosynthesis protein EgtB: MPSPTIANDIGRSRQIIRQRMERCRSLTLALFAGVDPETFCRQAHPDFSPIGWHLGHIGFTEARWLLQQGAGQPDAFPAQYQKLFAADGLPKQERANLPPLAEIQAYLATIRAQVLAYLDLAPLAEQERLWRWLVQHESQHGETIALVLALQQPHPQAPAIAAPVPTPAIGMVEIPAGEFVMGHASIDALDNERPLHRVHLKTYWIDRTPVTCDQYRAFMEAGGYGDDRWWSAAGWAWLQTAQVHQPLYWSDAPQFGPHPVCGVSWYEAEAYARFVGKRLPTEAEWEKAAGWDGETQQPRTYPWGEAEPEAQHCNHGHFQGWTTPVGAYPAGASPAGCLDLLGNIWEWTNSWFEGYGEFESYPYPGYSQVYFDGQHRVLRGGSWATRSWAMRCAFRNWYYPSMRQMFAGFRCASDEARN, from the coding sequence ATGCCCAGCCCTACGATCGCGAATGACATTGGGCGGTCCCGACAAATCATTCGCCAGCGAATGGAACGCTGTCGATCCCTGACCCTGGCCCTGTTTGCTGGAGTAGACCCCGAGACCTTCTGTCGGCAAGCCCATCCCGACTTCAGCCCGATCGGCTGGCACCTGGGGCACATCGGCTTCACGGAAGCCCGGTGGCTGCTACAGCAAGGTGCTGGACAACCCGATGCCTTTCCTGCCCAATATCAGAAATTGTTTGCTGCCGATGGATTACCGAAACAGGAGCGGGCCAACCTGCCCCCCCTGGCAGAGATTCAGGCGTATCTGGCCACCATTCGGGCTCAGGTGCTGGCCTACCTGGACCTTGCCCCTCTGGCAGAACAGGAAAGGCTGTGGCGCTGGTTGGTGCAGCATGAAAGCCAACATGGCGAGACGATCGCCCTGGTGCTGGCTCTACAACAGCCTCACCCCCAAGCCCCTGCCATCGCTGCCCCAGTCCCTACTCCTGCCATCGGGATGGTGGAAATCCCTGCCGGAGAATTTGTCATGGGCCATGCTTCGATCGATGCCCTGGATAATGAACGTCCATTGCATCGGGTCCATCTGAAAACCTACTGGATTGATCGTACCCCCGTCACCTGTGACCAGTATCGGGCCTTCATGGAGGCCGGGGGCTATGGGGACGATCGCTGGTGGTCAGCAGCGGGCTGGGCCTGGTTACAAACGGCTCAGGTCCACCAACCCCTCTATTGGTCCGATGCGCCTCAATTTGGCCCCCATCCAGTCTGTGGGGTGAGCTGGTACGAAGCAGAAGCCTACGCCCGCTTTGTGGGTAAGCGCCTGCCCACGGAGGCGGAATGGGAAAAAGCAGCGGGCTGGGATGGGGAGACTCAGCAGCCCCGCACCTATCCCTGGGGAGAGGCTGAACCCGAAGCACAGCACTGCAATCACGGCCATTTCCAGGGCTGGACTACCCCCGTCGGGGCTTATCCGGCTGGGGCCAGTCCCGCCGGTTGTCTGGATCTGCTGGGCAACATCTGGGAATGGACAAACTCCTGGTTCGAGGGATATGGCGAGTTTGAGAGCTATCCCTATCCTGGCTACTCCCAGGTGTATTTTGATGGTCAGCATCGGGTGTTACGGGGAGGGAGTTGGGCTACCCGATCCTGGGCCATGCGCTGCGCCTTCCGCAACTGGTATTACCCGTCCATGCGCCAGATGTTCGCAGGGTTCCGCTGTGCCAGTGATGAGGCCAGAAATTAA
- a CDS encoding tetratricopeptide repeat protein — MLSVAIVVCLGWVVSLCLHEFGHAIVAYWGGDTSVKEKGYLTLNPLKYTDPTLSLLLPLIFLLLGGIALPGGAVYIDHQKLRHRGWQSAVSAAGPIATSLTALVLAIPFRMGGANLDESHWLWQALAFLIFLEIFAVLFNLLPVPPLDGYGILAPWLPLQWQQPLNQLGRYSLWALFGIFWFAPQVTAPLWTLVFTLGDRLGVPAFLVAQGYRSFNQGIWVVFFTGLGLYLVLRRFTRTPEQRACEVGNRLLKAGQYEAAVAAYDQAIALQREDPTVWVMRARALQGLRRSEEALADLDRAIALQPENPAIWNERAWMLGLLGRHGDSILACDRALQLEPKYGLAWYNRASAQAEQGDGEAALESLLRAFEQDYFYFRHLAKTDPSFASLQNHAQFQKMLRYPPHRLKIDE, encoded by the coding sequence ATGTTATCCGTTGCCATTGTGGTCTGTCTGGGCTGGGTAGTTTCCCTTTGCCTGCATGAATTCGGCCATGCGATCGTGGCCTACTGGGGTGGAGATACCTCCGTTAAGGAGAAGGGCTACCTCACCCTCAATCCCCTCAAGTACACGGACCCGACCCTCAGCCTGCTGCTGCCCCTGATCTTTCTCCTGTTAGGGGGTATTGCCCTGCCCGGCGGAGCCGTTTACATCGACCACCAGAAGTTGCGCCATCGGGGCTGGCAGAGTGCGGTCTCAGCGGCAGGACCGATCGCCACCAGCCTGACGGCCCTGGTCCTGGCCATTCCCTTCCGGATGGGTGGGGCCAATCTGGACGAAAGCCACTGGCTCTGGCAGGCTCTGGCTTTTCTGATATTTCTGGAGATCTTTGCAGTTCTGTTTAACCTGCTACCGGTGCCACCGCTTGATGGCTATGGCATTTTGGCACCCTGGCTGCCGTTACAGTGGCAACAGCCATTGAATCAGTTGGGGCGATACAGCCTCTGGGCCTTGTTTGGGATCTTCTGGTTTGCCCCCCAGGTCACAGCCCCTCTCTGGACCCTGGTGTTTACCCTTGGCGATAGACTTGGGGTGCCTGCCTTTCTGGTGGCCCAGGGCTATCGATCGTTCAACCAGGGGATCTGGGTGGTCTTTTTCACCGGATTGGGGCTGTACCTGGTGCTGCGACGCTTCACTCGCACCCCAGAGCAGAGGGCCTGTGAAGTGGGAAATCGATTGCTGAAAGCAGGGCAGTATGAGGCGGCTGTTGCGGCCTATGATCAGGCGATCGCGCTACAGCGGGAAGATCCAACGGTCTGGGTCATGCGGGCCAGAGCGCTGCAGGGCCTTCGCCGCTCTGAGGAAGCCCTGGCTGACCTGGACCGGGCGATCGCCCTGCAACCAGAAAATCCGGCAATCTGGAATGAGCGGGCCTGGATGCTGGGATTGTTGGGACGCCATGGGGACTCCATCCTTGCCTGCGATCGGGCGTTACAGTTGGAGCCCAAATATGGTCTGGCCTGGTATAACCGGGCCAGTGCTCAGGCGGAGCAGGGGGATGGGGAAGCAGCTCTAGAGAGTTTACTCCGGGCTTTTGAGCAGGACTACTTTTACTTCCGCCACCTGGCTAAAACAGACCCCAGCTTCGCCAGTTTACAAAATCATGCCCAATTTCAGAAAATGCTCCGCTATCCACCCCATCGGCTTAAAATTGACGAGTGA
- a CDS encoding HEAT repeat domain-containing protein, producing MASLLQFILNLFQGKPQAPKPEAVPSGPPQQNPPAATSGPKTLPPITANNPQSSLEAQIQAWGEAGQNSAIPLITSHARHGSAEVRSAVAIALGQITQGSGLGNGITLTLTVLASLSRDSVPAVRIAAVNTLGRIKSEKVIPLLQQALRDPNPGVVVAASAAIAPFKSYPVKKTVEPKVAPAKRG from the coding sequence ATGGCGTCTTTGTTGCAATTCATTCTGAACCTATTTCAGGGCAAGCCTCAGGCCCCCAAGCCAGAAGCAGTCCCATCAGGCCCTCCCCAACAGAACCCTCCAGCAGCCACCTCAGGCCCTAAAACACTCCCCCCGATTACTGCAAATAATCCCCAATCTTCCCTGGAAGCCCAAATTCAAGCCTGGGGGGAAGCAGGGCAAAACAGTGCCATTCCCCTGATCACCAGTCATGCTCGCCATGGCAGTGCAGAGGTGCGGTCGGCGGTGGCGATCGCCTTGGGCCAGATTACCCAGGGCAGTGGTCTGGGCAACGGCATCACCCTGACCCTGACAGTGTTAGCCTCCCTGAGTCGAGACTCTGTACCAGCGGTACGCATTGCAGCCGTGAATACCCTGGGCCGGATCAAATCTGAAAAAGTAATTCCCTTGCTGCAGCAGGCCCTGCGAGATCCCAATCCAGGGGTGGTCGTGGCAGCCAGCGCGGCGATCGCCCCCTTCAAGTCCTATCCGGTGAAAAAGACAGTCGAACCGAAAGTTGCCCCAGCCAAACGGGGATAG
- the egtD gene encoding L-histidine N(alpha)-methyltransferase — protein MSPFETLNSQSDVSPPLHRVVLAPEKRLHIDYLINPTQPSEVGPDSGQDAVVGLSRSPKSLPPHYFYDDRGSQLFEQICELPEYYLTRTETRILQTYAQEIAGLTGPCELVELGSGSATKTRILLDACAVLGYPLRYLPIDVSGGILESSAYQLLNDYPTLQVHGLVSTYELGLQQLGPSPLDTRMICFLGSTLGNLTPEECHLFFSQIRAALQPGEYFLLGVDLQKPKALLEAAYNDSQGVTAAFNLNMLSHLNWRFRGNFDLEQFEHVAFYNEQQHQIEIYLRSLRSQTVTLQSLDLTVTFAAGETILSEISRKFDLTAISQELATLDLVPVHTWTDPQNWFGLVLCQFGTNSRWQSY, from the coding sequence ATGTCCCCCTTTGAAACTCTGAACAGTCAGTCTGACGTTTCCCCACCTCTGCATCGGGTCGTTCTGGCCCCGGAGAAACGTCTGCACATTGACTATCTGATCAATCCGACCCAGCCTTCTGAGGTGGGTCCGGATTCCGGTCAGGATGCCGTTGTTGGACTGAGCCGCTCCCCAAAATCCCTCCCTCCTCACTACTTCTACGACGATCGGGGTTCCCAACTGTTTGAACAAATCTGTGAATTGCCGGAATACTATCTGACCCGCACAGAAACTAGGATTCTGCAGACCTATGCTCAGGAAATCGCTGGTCTGACAGGTCCCTGTGAACTGGTAGAGTTGGGCAGTGGCAGTGCCACTAAAACCCGGATTCTCCTAGATGCCTGTGCCGTTCTGGGCTATCCCCTTCGCTACCTGCCGATCGATGTTAGCGGGGGCATTCTGGAAAGCAGTGCCTACCAGTTGCTGAACGATTATCCCACCCTGCAGGTGCATGGCCTGGTCAGCACCTACGAGCTGGGATTGCAACAATTAGGCCCCTCCCCCCTGGACACCCGCATGATCTGTTTCCTGGGCAGTACCCTGGGTAATCTGACGCCGGAGGAGTGCCACCTCTTCTTCAGCCAAATTCGGGCCGCCCTGCAACCGGGGGAATATTTCCTCCTGGGGGTGGACCTGCAGAAACCGAAGGCTCTGCTGGAGGCTGCTTACAATGATAGCCAGGGGGTGACAGCGGCCTTTAACCTGAATATGCTGAGCCACCTGAACTGGCGTTTTCGGGGCAATTTTGACCTAGAGCAGTTCGAGCATGTGGCTTTCTATAATGAGCAGCAGCACCAGATTGAGATTTATCTGCGGAGCCTGCGATCTCAGACCGTTACTCTGCAGTCCCTAGACCTCACGGTTACATTTGCAGCCGGGGAAACAATCCTGAGTGAGATTTCCCGCAAGTTTGACCTGACAGCGATTTCCCAGGAACTGGCGACCCTGGATCTGGTGCCTGTTCACACCTGGACTGATCCCCAGAACTGGTTTGGTCTGGTTCTTTGTCAGTTTGGAACGAACAGCCGGTGGCAAAGTTATTAA